ACCTATGCCTTCCTCGGTTATCCCGTGCTGATGGCGGGGGACATCCTGCTCTATAAATCATGGGGGGTGCCGGTAGGCGAGGACCAGAGCGCGCATCTTGAGCTGACGCGCGAGGTGGCGCGCCGCTTCAACGGCTTCTACGGCGAGGTCTTCCCGGAACCGGAGACGCTGCTGACGCCAGCCGCGAAGATGCCGGGGACAGACGGCCGCAAGATGAGCAAATCTTACGGAAATTCGCTGCAGATCGCCGAGGATATGGAGACGATCTGGGGCAAGGTGCGCACGATGATGACCGACCCGGCGCGCGAACGCCGGACGGATAAGGGAACGCCCGAAAAGTGTCCCGTTTGGGATGTACACAAGTTCTTCAATAAGGACGCGCAGGAGCTTGCCGAGATACACGAGGGCTGTCTGAACGCCGGCATCGGCTGTGTCGACTGTAAGAAGAAGCTGATGGCGCATCTCACGGAGATGATGGACCCCATCCAGAAGCGCCGCGCGGAGCTTGCGAAGCGCCCCGACGATCTCAAGCAGATACTTGAGACGGGCGCGGCGCGCGCGCGCAAGGTCGCGGAGGGCACGATGGAAAACGTCTATTCGGCGATGAACCTCATACATTAGGGAAGTCTTGGTGGAAGAGGAAAAGACTGTAGAAAACAGCGGAGAAAATAAGGCGGCTG
The window above is part of the Cloacibacillus evryensis DSM 19522 genome. Proteins encoded here:
- the trpS gene encoding tryptophan--tRNA ligase produces the protein MDERKRIFSGMRPTGRLHYGHMAGALINWVKLQNEYNCFWGIVDWHAMMSDYADPSKVKENCYEILLDWLAVGVDPEKSSIFIQSHVKQHAEIHLALSMITPLGWLQRCPTYKEQILNLQNKDLSTYAFLGYPVLMAGDILLYKSWGVPVGEDQSAHLELTREVARRFNGFYGEVFPEPETLLTPAAKMPGTDGRKMSKSYGNSLQIAEDMETIWGKVRTMMTDPARERRTDKGTPEKCPVWDVHKFFNKDAQELAEIHEGCLNAGIGCVDCKKKLMAHLTEMMDPIQKRRAELAKRPDDLKQILETGAARARKVAEGTMENVYSAMNLIH